From Brucella pseudogrignonensis, a single genomic window includes:
- a CDS encoding tRNA1(Val) (adenine(37)-N6)-methyltransferase, whose amino-acid sequence MANRVPEPREETIDVFHRGAFHLVQPAMKGHRSGVDAMILASSVPGDFKGCLADLGSGAGAAGLAVAARCKDARVTLIERSGFMLNFAHKSVNHPLNASLRDRIDILEADVALTGKARAEAGLIDNSFDYVIMNPPFNEASDRATPDPVKAEAHVMPEGMFDQWLRTASALLRPGGSVSIIARPASLAPILSAMERRFGGLKIIPILPRPDAAAIRIVITGVRGSRAGLSLMPALVLHGDKGNEFTQRATAISNGQTSLLEENK is encoded by the coding sequence ATGGCAAATAGAGTGCCTGAGCCAAGAGAAGAAACCATCGATGTGTTTCATCGTGGCGCTTTTCATCTCGTGCAACCCGCGATGAAAGGCCATCGTTCGGGCGTGGATGCGATGATTCTGGCAAGCAGTGTACCGGGTGACTTCAAAGGGTGCCTTGCTGATCTTGGCAGCGGCGCTGGTGCTGCAGGTCTCGCTGTTGCGGCCCGTTGCAAGGATGCACGCGTGACGCTTATTGAACGCTCCGGCTTCATGCTCAACTTTGCGCACAAAAGCGTGAACCATCCGCTGAATGCGAGCCTGCGTGATCGCATTGATATTCTTGAGGCCGATGTTGCGCTCACCGGCAAAGCACGCGCGGAAGCGGGACTGATCGATAACAGCTTCGATTATGTCATCATGAACCCGCCATTCAACGAAGCCAGCGACCGCGCAACGCCCGACCCCGTGAAAGCCGAGGCCCATGTCATGCCTGAAGGTATGTTTGACCAATGGCTGCGCACAGCATCGGCTTTGCTCCGCCCCGGCGGCAGCGTCTCGATTATCGCACGCCCTGCTTCGCTTGCGCCGATATTAAGTGCAATGGAGCGGCGTTTTGGCGGCTTGAAAATCATTCCAATCCTGCCGCGCCCCGATGCCGCTGCAATCCGCATTGTGATTACCGGCGTCCGCGGCAGCCGGGCGGGTCTTTCGCTTATGCCAGCGCTTGTTCTGCACGGCGATAAGGGCAATGAATTTACGCAGCGCGCCACAGCAATCAGCAATGGCCAGACGTCGCTGCTTGAGGAAAACAAATAA
- the nhaA gene encoding Na+/H+ antiporter NhaA, with product MTSHPKSARPVSIMRRFLDNESSGGIVLMAAAALALIVANSPFSKAYFDALHFYIGPLSLSHWINDALMAIFFFLVGLEIKREFLDGQLASWPNRILPGIAAAGGVIVPALIFVAFNYGDPEKVRGWAVPSATDIAFALGVLSLLGSRVPSSLKVFLATLAILDDLAAVVIIAVFYTAEISIPYLGAAFATAAVLFVMNRMGVSRLLPYLVGAALLWFLVFNSGVHATVAGVVAALMIPLKPAKAKPDDMTSPLHTLEHALAKPVAFFIVPVFGFANAGISFTGMTPSIIFDTLPLGIMLGLFVGKQIGVFGAAWLAIKAGFAQKPMGASWVQLYGVAILCGIGFTMSIFIGLLSYPSELLQAETKIGVLTGSALSAICGYVLLRMLAKPKK from the coding sequence ATGACGTCACATCCAAAATCCGCCCGCCCTGTCTCCATTATGCGCCGTTTTCTGGATAACGAATCTTCTGGCGGCATCGTGCTTATGGCTGCAGCTGCGTTAGCACTGATTGTCGCTAATTCGCCTTTCTCCAAAGCCTATTTCGACGCTCTCCATTTTTATATTGGTCCGCTCAGCCTGTCGCACTGGATCAATGATGCACTGATGGCGATTTTCTTTTTTCTGGTCGGACTCGAGATCAAGCGTGAGTTTCTTGATGGCCAACTCGCAAGCTGGCCTAATCGCATTTTACCCGGTATTGCCGCTGCTGGCGGCGTCATCGTGCCTGCGCTGATTTTCGTTGCCTTCAATTATGGCGACCCGGAAAAAGTGCGCGGCTGGGCCGTGCCTTCCGCAACCGACATTGCCTTTGCGCTTGGTGTTTTGTCGCTGCTCGGATCCCGCGTGCCGTCGAGCCTGAAAGTCTTTCTGGCAACGCTTGCGATCCTTGACGATCTCGCTGCAGTTGTCATCATCGCGGTCTTCTACACTGCCGAAATATCCATACCTTATCTCGGCGCGGCATTCGCAACGGCAGCCGTGCTTTTTGTAATGAACCGCATGGGCGTTTCCCGCTTGCTGCCCTATCTGGTTGGTGCAGCTCTATTGTGGTTCTTGGTCTTTAATTCCGGCGTACACGCCACGGTCGCTGGCGTTGTTGCAGCACTTATGATCCCGCTTAAACCTGCCAAAGCGAAGCCGGATGATATGACCTCACCTCTTCATACACTGGAACATGCGCTGGCCAAGCCGGTTGCGTTCTTCATCGTGCCAGTGTTTGGTTTCGCCAATGCGGGCATTTCCTTTACAGGCATGACGCCGTCTATCATCTTCGACACGCTGCCGCTCGGCATCATGCTCGGCCTCTTTGTGGGTAAACAGATCGGCGTTTTTGGTGCGGCATGGCTCGCAATTAAAGCGGGCTTTGCGCAAAAACCGATGGGCGCAAGCTGGGTGCAGCTTTATGGCGTTGCAATCCTGTGCGGCATCGGCTTCACCATGAGCATTTTCATCGGGCTTTTGTCCTATCCATCAGAATTGTTGCAGGCCGAGACGAAAATTGGCGTCCTCACCGGCTCGGCGCTTTCTGCGATATGCGGTTATGTCTTGCTTCGGATGCTGGCAAAGCCAAAAAAATAA
- a CDS encoding putative quinol monooxygenase produces the protein MLLIIGTIRLPAEKLDEARPVMQQMIEASRAENGCIEYTYSQDILQPSLIHVKELWRDRVSLDKHFISDHIEKWRSEWPKLGITDRNLMLYEVGAPEIT, from the coding sequence ATGCTGCTAATCATTGGAACGATACGCTTGCCCGCTGAAAAACTTGATGAAGCGCGTCCAGTCATGCAGCAAATGATTGAAGCAAGCCGCGCGGAAAATGGCTGTATCGAGTACACCTATTCTCAGGACATACTTCAACCAAGTCTCATTCATGTAAAAGAGCTCTGGCGCGATCGGGTTTCACTGGACAAACACTTCATCTCAGACCACATAGAGAAATGGCGTTCTGAATGGCCAAAGCTTGGCATAACGGATCGCAATCTCATGCTCTATGAAGTGGGCGCTCCAGAAATAACCTGA
- a CDS encoding DUF2007 domain-containing protein: MIELIRTNDSVLLSVAEALMKEAGIVYFIADTNMSILEGSLGIIPRRFLVEEDRVNEARRYLIDAGLEHELRDNGK, encoded by the coding sequence ATGATTGAACTTATACGCACAAATGATTCCGTTTTGCTGTCAGTTGCTGAAGCTCTGATGAAAGAAGCTGGTATCGTCTATTTCATCGCTGATACCAATATGAGCATTCTTGAAGGTTCACTCGGTATTATACCGAGACGTTTTCTGGTCGAAGAAGACCGCGTAAATGAAGCCAGACGCTACTTGATTGATGCTGGTCTGGAACATGAACTTAGAGACAATGGCAAATAG